A single window of Carassius gibelio isolate Cgi1373 ecotype wild population from Czech Republic chromosome A19, carGib1.2-hapl.c, whole genome shotgun sequence DNA harbors:
- the LOC127935582 gene encoding progranulin, with product MVPVLIFFMAALVAADEPMMELSGQLESDSASVSVVYCDACNTCPNGKTCCRSPHGIWYCCPVPMGQCCRDGRHCCRHGYHCSPRSTHCLRGWLKIPSSAELATKAIQKPQSVPIDQAPEWKSQTESVHCNGNLFCSTEQFCCKTAAGQWGCCNEMVL from the exons ATGGTTCCAGTGTTGATTTTCTTCATGGCAGCTCTTGTAGCTGCAGATGAGCCAATGATGGAGCTCTCAGGCCAATTAGAGTCTGACAGtgcctctgtttctgtggtataCTGTGATGCTTGTAATACATGTCCTAATGGAAAAACGTGCTGTCGTTCTCCTCATGGTATTTGGTACTGCTGCCCAGTCCCAATG GGTCAGTGCTGCAGAGATGGACGTCATTGCTGTCGTCATGGTTATCACTGCAGTCCGAGATCCACCCATTGTTTGAGGGGGTGGCTGAAAATTCCATCTTCTGCTGAGCTGGCCACCAAGGCTATCCAGAAACCTCAG TCTGTCCCCATTGACCAGGCTCCAGAATGGAAGAGCCAGACTGAGTCAGTTCATTGTAATGGAAATCTCTTCTGCTCTACTGAGCAGTTCTGTTGCAAGACAGCAGCCGGCCAGTGGGGTTGCTGCAATG agATGGTGTTGTAA